The DNA window CTATGGGATATAAAATTGTTAGTAAATTTTTACCAAGCGCTATTACCTATATGGCTAGGATTGATTCAGCCTTTAGTGGTACTTTTAAGATGTATTATGATGAAAAAGAACCTTATACACATAAATCAAAATATCTAAAAAATGCAAGACTGTTAGGAAATAAAAATACAGGATTAATGGGAAATTCACTAGATAATATTTTAATTGGAAATAGTGGAAATAATCATATTGATGGAAGAGAAGGGATGGATATTGTCCAATTTATAGGTAAATCAGATGATTATAAAATTGAAGTGAAGGATAACAATATTGTTATTGAAGATCAATTGAATCGTGATGGAAAAGATATATTAAATAATATTGAAATATTAAGGTTTATAGATCAAGATATTAAGGTTAGTGATTTAAATTAAAGAAAAAAAATAGCGATACTTCATATCTGAAAGCATATTACTATGCATCAAATAAAAAATAAAAAACATAGTTAAGGAGTACCAATTACTTAACTGTGTTTTTATTACATTACTGTTAAAATTAATATTGACAATTTATGATTACAAGTGTAATATTAAATTGAGATTACACTTGTAATTTTTTATATAATTTTTAGGAGGTGAGGCTATGAATAAAACAGGACCATTACCCAAAATTTCTGATGCAGAATATGAAATTATGAAAATTATTTGGAAAAACAAAAAGATGACAGCCTATGAGGTGATTGAAAAGATTGATCCCAAATTTAATTGGAATGATAAAACAATTAAAACTATGCTGAATAGGCTTCTTAAAAAGCATGTAATTGATTATGAAAAACAAGGTAAACATTATATTTATTATCCTATCATCAAAGAAGAAGAATATCGGGTAGTAGAAACTAAATCTTTCATCAAAAAAATATTTAATGGTTCCTTAAATACACTAGTTGCGAGTTTCTTAAAAGAAGCAAAATTATCAAGTGAAGAAATAGATGAATTAAAAAAAATATTAGAAGAGAAAGAGGAAGAATAGATATGAATCCTTTTATAGGAATATTGAATAATTTAATCAATATGGTTATAAAGACTTCTTTAAGAGCAAGTGTATTAATAGTACTTATATTCATCGTTAAATTTGTATTAAGGCAAAAAATTAATGCTAAATTTCAGTATGGAATATGGTATTTGTTACTGATATCTCTAATGATTCCACAGATGCCAGAGAGTCATTTGAGTATATATAATATCCCTAAATACTTTCAGCAAAATGAAACAATCATTCAAAGTAGTTTAGTAACAGAAGATAATGTAACACAAGAGAACATTTTTTTAACAAATTTGATACCACCAAAGGTTATAAAAAAATCCAGTTTAACCCATAAAGAAAATCAGCTAAGTTCGATTTTTTATATATGGATAAGTGGGGTTTTAATAATAGGATTATATATTTTATACAAAAATTTATCTTTATATAAATTAATACAGAAAGGAGATGAAATCGTAGATGAAACCAAATTAAATGGTTTAAGAAAATGTAAAGATAGAATGAACATAAAAAAAGAAGTGAAAATGTTAAAGACAGAAGCCTTCAATGTACCTGTATTATTTGGTGTGATTCATCCCAAAATCATTTTTCCAAGAGAAATGATTTATGATTTTGATGATAAACAATTAGAATATATCATGCTCCATGAACTTTCTCATTTAAAACGTAAAGATTTATTCATCAATTGGATTATTTTAGTTTTTCAATTGATACATTGGTTCAATCCCCTTATTTGGATTGGTTTTTATGAAATGAAAAATGACGTGGAATTAGCATGTGATGCATTAGTACTAAATCATTTGAATAAAAAAGAGCATGTTGCTTATGGGAAAGTCATTCTTGATCTATTAGAATACTTATCAAAGCCTAAATTTATTCATGTAACTGCAAATTTGTTAGAAAATAAGAGAGAAGTAAAAAGGAGGATTATTATGATTAAGAAATTTAATAAAAATAGCTATAAGATAACGATTTTAGGATTGATTATAATAGCTTTAGTAGGATGTAGTGCTATATCTTCACCAATATCAAACAATAATGAAAAAGCAGATACTAAAATAGAAGAGAAAGGAAAGAATACATCGGAAGCAGAGGATATCGATACATCTCTTCCACCCAAAGAATTAATAGAAAATAATATAGAAGGAACGGATGTTACAGTAGCTTTAGAAGTTATAGCTGCAAATCAACTAGAAAAAGATGCTAAAGATGATCTTTATGTAACTTATAAAATAAAAGCAAAATTAATCAATGTATATAAAGGAGAATACGAAGTAGATGATGAAATTGAATTTTATAAAACCATAGAGGATGATAAAGATTATGAAAAAACGAATCCATTCATAAATAAAAAATTAATCGTCAGCTTTGTATATTCAGAAGATAAACAACTACAGATTCCAGATGTAGCTTATGATTTCATTTATTCTGAAGAATTAAATACTTTATTTGAAAGTGTTGCTAAAAAATAGGGTAAAATTTAGAGAGCAATTCAAGTCAATAATTTAATAAATAATAAATTATTGACTTGAATTGAAAGGTGAAAAAAATGAGAAAAGTATTGATTTTAGTTATACTTGTAGGATTGCTTTTAGGCTGTGTAAATACAGAAAAGAAAAACAACGAAGTACCAGACCTAAAGGGGAATATAAACACAGAAACCAATCGATCTATAATCAATGAAAAAGGATTAACTATTTATGATAGGATCAATGTACCTAAGGGATGTACTCGAACAAAGGTAGAAGAAAATTCATTTGCAGATTATTTACGCAAATTACCGCTAAAAGAGCATAATGCAAAAGTTTCATATTACAATGGCAAAATAAAAGAAAACTTTGGCGTATATGAAGCAGTTGTTGATATGGACATAGGAACAAGAAATCTACAGCAATGTGCAGATGCCATTATGAGGCTAAGAGGAGAATATCTATTTCAAAAAAAGGATTTTGAAAAAATTCATTTCAATTTAACCAATGGATTTAGGGTAGATTATGATAAATGGATACAAGGGAATAGAGTAGTTGTAGATGGAAATAAAACCTATTGGAAAAAGAAAAGTCAAAAATCTAGTACATATAAGAACTTTAGAAAGTATATGGACTTGATCTTTTCTTACGCAGGTACTTTATCTTTATCTAAAGAACTTCAAGCTATAAAATTAGAAGAGATGCAAATTGGAGATATATTTATTCAAGGTGGAAGTCCTGGGCATGCTGTTATCGTTGTAGATATGGCAGAAAATAAAGAAACAGGAGAAAAGTACTATCTATTAGCACAAAGTTATATGCCAGCTCAAGATATACAAATTCTTGTAAATCCAAATAATAGAGACATAAGCCCTTGGTATGTTTTGAATACTGACAAAGAAATAATAAATACACCTGAATGGACTTTTACAAAAGATGATTTGAAACGATTTGATGATTAATATAGGGATCAGTATGAAAAATAAAAAAAAGAAGAGTCAATCTTTTTATCTGTAAAGACAAGATTGGTAAAGATGTAGTGATTGAAAGTATTCAAATTTTTTGTGAGATGGCTTAGTATTTTGAAAGGATGAAATGTGTAAAGTGATTGGGAAAGAGAATATTGCACCCTTAAAATAATAATTAAATTGACATTCTTTTAAATAATAGTTAAAATTTAAACTGTTAGATTTATTATTATTCAAATTTAAACTATTATTAATAAAAAAAGAGGAGATCAAAAAATGAATGAAATTAAAC is part of the Crassaminicella profunda genome and encodes:
- a CDS encoding BlaI/MecI/CopY family transcriptional regulator — protein: MNKTGPLPKISDAEYEIMKIIWKNKKMTAYEVIEKIDPKFNWNDKTIKTMLNRLLKKHVIDYEKQGKHYIYYPIIKEEEYRVVETKSFIKKIFNGSLNTLVASFLKEAKLSSEEIDELKKILEEKEEE
- a CDS encoding M56 family metallopeptidase → MNPFIGILNNLINMVIKTSLRASVLIVLIFIVKFVLRQKINAKFQYGIWYLLLISLMIPQMPESHLSIYNIPKYFQQNETIIQSSLVTEDNVTQENIFLTNLIPPKVIKKSSLTHKENQLSSIFYIWISGVLIIGLYILYKNLSLYKLIQKGDEIVDETKLNGLRKCKDRMNIKKEVKMLKTEAFNVPVLFGVIHPKIIFPREMIYDFDDKQLEYIMLHELSHLKRKDLFINWIILVFQLIHWFNPLIWIGFYEMKNDVELACDALVLNHLNKKEHVAYGKVILDLLEYLSKPKFIHVTANLLENKREVKRRIIMIKKFNKNSYKITILGLIIIALVGCSAISSPISNNNEKADTKIEEKGKNTSEAEDIDTSLPPKELIENNIEGTDVTVALEVIAANQLEKDAKDDLYVTYKIKAKLINVYKGEYEVDDEIEFYKTIEDDKDYEKTNPFINKKLIVSFVYSEDKQLQIPDVAYDFIYSEELNTLFESVAKK
- a CDS encoding DUF4846 domain-containing protein, whose protein sequence is MRKVLILVILVGLLLGCVNTEKKNNEVPDLKGNINTETNRSIINEKGLTIYDRINVPKGCTRTKVEENSFADYLRKLPLKEHNAKVSYYNGKIKENFGVYEAVVDMDIGTRNLQQCADAIMRLRGEYLFQKKDFEKIHFNLTNGFRVDYDKWIQGNRVVVDGNKTYWKKKSQKSSTYKNFRKYMDLIFSYAGTLSLSKELQAIKLEEMQIGDIFIQGGSPGHAVIVVDMAENKETGEKYYLLAQSYMPAQDIQILVNPNNRDISPWYVLNTDKEIINTPEWTFTKDDLKRFDD